The Amycolatopsis umgeniensis DNA segment GACAGCACGAGTTCGTCATTCAGGCTGGCGAAGAACACGGCGCTGCCCGGGTCACCCTGTCGTCCCGACCGGCCGCGCAGCTGCCCGTCCAACCTGCTCGACGGGTAGCGGGCGGTGCCGATCACGTGCAGGCCGCCCAGCTCGACGACCTCGTCGCGGCCGTCGCCGTCCTTGCCGCCCAGCCGGATGTCGGTCCCTCGACCGGCCATCTGGGTCGAAACGGTGACCGCGCCCTTCTTGCCGGCGTCGGCGATGATCTCGGCTTCCTCGGCGTCGTTGCGCGCGTTCAGCACGACGCATTCGAGCTCGACCTTCGCCAGCTTCTCGGCCAGCTCTTCGGACTCGGCGACGTCCTGGGTGCCGACGAGGATCGGCCGCCCGCTCTCGTGCACCCGCCGGATCTCCTCCTCGATCGCGCGCAGCTTCTGCGACGGCGACCCGAAGATCCGGTCTTCCTGGTCTTCGCGGATGTTCGGCGTGTTCGGCGGGATGACCGCGACCTCGAGCTTGTAGAACTCGCGCAGCTGCTCGGCCACCGCGACCGCGGTACCGGTCATACCCGCGACCTCGGGGTAGCGAGCGAGCAGCGCCTGCACGGTGATCGAGTCGAGGATCTCGCCCCGGTCGGTCGCCTTGACCTGCTCCTTCGCCTCGACGGCGGCCTGGAGGCCGTCCGGCCAGCGCTGCAGCTCGGCGACGCGGCCGCGAGCGGCGTTGATCAGCTGCACCTTGCCGTCGCGCACGAGGTAGTCGACGTCGCGGGTGAGCAGCGCGTGCGCGTGCAGCGCCACGTTCACCGCGGGCAACCGGTCGGAGCCGGTGTCGTCGTAAAGGTTGATGTCCTCGCCGAGGGCCTTCTCGACCACCGACGCGCCCGCCTTGGTCAGCCAGGCGTTGCGGCCGTCGGCGTCGGTCTCGTAGTGCAGCCCGAGCCGCAGCCGCCGGACGATGTTCGCGACCTCTTCGTCGGCGTCGGTGTGGTCGATCGACCCCGCCATCACCAGCGGCACGCGCGCCTCGTCGACCAGCACGGAGTCCGCCTCGTCGACGATCGCCACCTCGGGCTCGCGCTGGACCAGATCCTCTTCGCGGGTCACCAAGCGGTCGCGAAGCACGTCGAAGCCGATCTCGCTGACGGCGCCGTACGTGACTTCCTTCGCGTAGGCCTCGCGGCGCTCGTCGCGGGAGTGAGCGGGCTCGATCCAGCCGACGGAGACGCCGAGCAGGTCGTAGATCGGCCCCATCCACTCCGCGTCACGGCGGGCGAGGTAGTCGTTCACCGTGACGACGTGGACGTGCTTCCCGCGCAGCGCGTACCCGGCGCCCGCCAGCGCGCCAGCCAGCGTCTTGCCCTCACCGGTCTCCATCTGCACGATATGCCCGCTGAGCAGGCCCATCGTGCCCAGCAGCTGGACGTCGAAGGCTCGCTCGCCGAGCGCGCGCCGAGCCGCCTCACGGCCGAGCGCGCAGACCTCGACCAGCTGGTCGTTGCCGAAGGACGTGGCGTCCCGAAGCTTGCCGGCCCGCTCTGTCAGCTCCTCGTCGGAGAGCTTCTCCAACTCGGGCTCGAGCTTCTCGATGGCCGGCAGCAGCGCTTCGTAGCGGGTCAGCTCGACGCTGCCCGGCCGCTGGATGATCCGGCGCAGCTTCTTGCCCACCCGGCTGATCAGTGCTGCCACCCCTGTGCTCCCGTCTGTTCTTCTGCCGTCCGCACCCGTATCACCAACGCAGTGGTGGTGCGGCCGAGTTCCACGGCCGATGGCACGATCCAACCGTGTCCACTCATGTCAGCGCCAGGTCCCGTGCCCGTCGATTCGCCGCGATCACGCTGTCCGGCCTGCTCGCCGTCACTTTCACCGCGTGCTCGTCGGGAGAGGGTAGAACCCAGCCGCCGCCTCCGGCGACCGAATCGCACGCTCCGACCGGACCGGTGCCCGCAGGACTCGAGAAGTTCTACGGACAGAGTCTGACCTGGGCCGACTGTGCACCCTACGCGACATCCGATGACGCAAAAGCGGCGTTTCGAGTGAAGGACGCACAGTGTGCCCGGCTGACCGTCCCGCTCGACTACGCGAAGCCTGAAGGCGATTCGATCACGCTCGGCCTGCTGCGCCGGAAGGCGCTGGAAACCGACGAAAGGATTGGATCGCTCGTGGTCAACCCGGGTGGTCCGGGTGCTTCCGGCATGGAGGCCGCCGCCGGTCTCGCCTCGCGGACGGCGACGAACGAGCTGGGCAAACGCTTCGACGTCGTCGGTTTCGACCCACGCGGCATCGGGGCGAGCCAGCCGCAGATCCGCTGCCTGACCGACGCCGAACGCGACGCGGACCGGGCGGACGACAGCGAGACGGACGGTTCACCCGACGGGGTGAAAAAGCAGGAGACCGAGTCCCAGGAGTTCGCGAGCAGGTGCGCCACGAGGACCGAACACGGCGCCTCGATGCTCGCGAACGTGGGTACGCGCGACGTCGTCAAGGACATCGACATCCTGCGTTCGGTCCTCGGCGACCCGAAGCTGAACTACCTCGGCTACTCGTACGGGACGCGGATCGGCTCCGCCTACGCAGAGGCGTTCCCGGCGAACGTCCGCGCGCTGGTGCTCGACGGTGCCGTCGACCCGGAGCAGGACGCGGTGGAGTCGCTGGTCGCGCAGGGCCAAGGCTTCGGCAAGGCGTTCGAGGAGTTCTCGAACTGGTGCGCCGCGCGCGAGGACTGCGCCCTCGGGCGTGACGCCGCGGGCGTGACGAAGGCGTTCCAGGACCTGGTGCGGCCGCTGATCGACTTCCCCGTGCCCGTCAGCGACGGCCGGAAACTGTCGTACGAAGACGCGACGACAGGCGTGATACAGGCCCTCTACCAGCAGGATCTCTGGGAACCGCTGAACACCGCGCTCAACGACCTGAAGCGCCAGCGCGGCGACGGCCTGGAGCGGCTGGCCGACCTTTACAACGAGCGCGGCGCCGATGGCCGCTACGGCACGACGCAGGACGCGTTCGTCGCGATCCGGTGCGTCGACGACCCGCGGGTCACCGATCCGGCGAAGATCCTCGACGCGCAGAAGCGGTACGCGCAGGCCGCGCCGTTCCTCGACGACGGCAGGCAGGACGGTTCCGCGCGTGACGCTTGCGCCTTCTGGCCGGTGCCGAACACGTCGGAGCCGCACCAGCCCAACGTCGAGGGCCTGCCGAAGACGCTGGTCATCTCGACCACGAACGACCCGGCGACCCCCTACCAAGCGGGCGTCAACCTGGCGAAAGCGATCAAGGGAGCTTTGCTGACGTTCGAGGGCACCCAGCACACGGTGTTCCTCCAGGGCGTCTCGTGCGTCGACCGGATCGGCATCGACTACCTGGTGAACGGTGCCGTGCCGGACGAGGGCACCCGCTGCGCGGCCAAGTAACGAGTTCAGTGCGAAGAGGCGTGAGCCACCGGGACGCTGCGAAGATCGCGAGATGAGCCTTCGCCGCGTCCCGGCCGCGCTCGCCGTCGTCGTGCTGATCGCTTCGTGCACGTCGCCTCAGCCGCAGCCTGTGCCGCCTGCGCCTCAGCCGACCACGGCGTCACCGACTCCGGATCCGAAGGCGCTCGAGAAGTTCGCCGAGCAGGAGTTGGCGTGGGACGCGTGTCCGTCTTTCAAGGACAAGGCGTTCGACTGCGCGAAGCTCACAGTGCCGCTCGACTACCTGAAGCCGGACGACGAAACGATCTCGATCGGCGTCCTCCGGCACAAGGCGAAGAAGGACGGCCAGCGGATCGGCTCGCTCGTGGTCAATCCGGGCGGGCCCGGCGGCTCGGGCGTCTCAGCGGCCGCGCGCATCGCGAAGTCCCCGCCCGCGGCGACCCTGGCCGGACGCTTCGACATCGTCGGATTCGACCCGCGCGGCGTCGGGACCAGCGATCCGAAGCTCGTATGCCTCACCGACGCCGAACGCGACGCGGACCGCGCGGAGGATTCGGAAAGCGACACGACCCCCGCCGGCGTCGCGAAGCAACTAGCCGACGCAAAGGCGTACGCCGCGAAGTGCGCCGAACGCACGAAGCACGGTCAAGAGTTCCTCGCCAACATCGGGACCAGGGATGTCGTTCGCGACCTCGATGTCCTGCGCGCGGCCCTCGGCGACGAGAAGCTCACCTACCTGGGCTTTTCGTACGGCACGCAGATCGGGACCGCCTACGCCGAGGCTTATCCGGACAAGGTGCGGGCGCTGCTCCTCGACGGCGCGGTCGATCCCGAACTCGACACCGCCGAATCGCTGGTCACGCAGATGGCCGGCTTCCAGAACACGTTCACCGAATTCGGCACCTGGTGTGTCGCCCGCGCGGACTGTGCGCTCGGTCGCGAGGCGGGCGCGGTGACGAAGGCGTTCCAGGACCTGGTCCAGCCGTTGATCACCAAGCCGGTCCCGGCGGGGAACCGCGAACTTTCGTTCGAGGACGCCATCACCGGCACCAGCGCCGCGCTGTACTCGCAGGACGCGTGGAAGTTCCTCAACGACGGGTTCGCCGAGCTCAAACGGGGGAACGGCAAAGCACTGGTCGCGCTCGCCGACAACTACTACGGCCGGGAATCGGACGGCCGGTACACCGGGATCCTCGACGTGTACTTCGCGGTTCGCTGCGTCGACAGCAAGCGGATCACCGACCGGCGCGTCATCGAAGGTGCCCACGAGCGGATGCTCCAGGGCGCGCCGTTCCTCGCGGGCGGCACGCCGGACATGAGCGAACTCGACATCTGCTCGGTCTGGCCGGTGCCCGCCACCTCCGAGGTCCACAAGCCGGACATCGAAGGCCTGCCGCGGCCGCTGGTCATCTCGACCACCGATGACCCGGCGACCCCGTACGTGTCCGGCGTGAACCTGGCACGCGACCTCAAGGGAGCTTTGCTCACGTTCGAGGGCGCGCAGCACACCGTCTTCCTCGACGGCAACGAGTGCGTGGACGGCGCCGGCTTCGCCTACCTGATCGACGGGAAGCTGCCCGCCCCCGACACCCGCTGCACCTAGCGGGGGAGCAAGGGACCTTTGCTATCGCCCGCCCCCGACGACCACCGCGTTATGCCTGGTCAACGCCAACTCCAGCATCACCGCGAAGTCCTGCGGGCTCGTCGGCGGCACCTGCAACCACACCCGCACCAGCCGCCGAGGCTCGTCCTTCGAGATCCACAGCTTCACGAACACGTCCGACCGGATCTCCGGCACGATCCCGCCGATCACCGCGGCGGGCACCTTCGCGGCGATCCGGAACGAGTCGGTGTCCTGCACCCGCTCCCACCGCTCGCCCTTCAGTTCGGTCGCCCCGGTCAGCAGCCGACGCAGCCCGCCGTCCGCCCCGAGCATCGCCCGCGGTGTATACGGCGCCGTAACCGGAATCACCCGTTCCCCGTCGGGCCCACTGAGCGTGATCTCCGACCCGGACAGCCGGTACTCGACCTTCATCCGTTCGAAGTCGTCCTGCAGGTCGGCATTACCGACCGCGCCACCCTCGAGACTGACCTCGCCGTCGAGCCCACGCACCGGCAGCCCGGTGACCACGCCGTTCACCCCGAGCGTGAACCGCACGCTGCGTAACGAGACGAGGGAGTCGGCCGCCGCGCTCACGAACTCCTGGGCAGGCGGCAACGGGGGCGACCCCGCACAGCCGCCGATGAGCCCGATCGTGAGCAGCAGCGCCGGCACGAGGTGACGGCAGCGCATGGCCAGAGCCTATGGCCTTGGCCCGAATCTTTCGCACAGTGTCCTTCCAGCCGCTTACGCGGGGAGCCGACAGCGATGACTCTGTACCCGTGCCTCCTGAAACCCGGCTCCACCGTGCGTGGTTCGTCGCCGCCGCCGCGTTCATCGCCCTCCTCGCCGCCGCCGGTTTCCGCGCGGCCCCCGGCGTGCTCATCGATCCGCTCCACAACGAGTTCGGCTGGTCACGCGCGACGATCGCGTCGGCCGTCTCCGTGAACCTCGTGCTCTACGGCCTCTT contains these protein-coding regions:
- the secA2 gene encoding accessory Sec system translocase SecA2 translates to MAALISRVGKKLRRIIQRPGSVELTRYEALLPAIEKLEPELEKLSDEELTERAGKLRDATSFGNDQLVEVCALGREAARRALGERAFDVQLLGTMGLLSGHIVQMETGEGKTLAGALAGAGYALRGKHVHVVTVNDYLARRDAEWMGPIYDLLGVSVGWIEPAHSRDERREAYAKEVTYGAVSEIGFDVLRDRLVTREEDLVQREPEVAIVDEADSVLVDEARVPLVMAGSIDHTDADEEVANIVRRLRLGLHYETDADGRNAWLTKAGASVVEKALGEDINLYDDTGSDRLPAVNVALHAHALLTRDVDYLVRDGKVQLINAARGRVAELQRWPDGLQAAVEAKEQVKATDRGEILDSITVQALLARYPEVAGMTGTAVAVAEQLREFYKLEVAVIPPNTPNIREDQEDRIFGSPSQKLRAIEEEIRRVHESGRPILVGTQDVAESEELAEKLAKVELECVVLNARNDAEEAEIIADAGKKGAVTVSTQMAGRGTDIRLGGKDGDGRDEVVELGGLHVIGTARYPSSRLDGQLRGRSGRQGDPGSAVFFASLNDELVLSNAPDVPEGIGSDVGSGEVTDPAALRQINHAQRVAEGVDLEIHRNTWRYTRLIERQRGELLAHRDEVLRTGHAAEVLEKAHPEKFKELSEAVDDEARVEQLSREVLLFHIDQLWSDHLAFLTDVRESIHLRALARETPIDEFHRAAIPEFHKIIPEAAERSAKTLEEAEITENGIDLGDAGVRRANTTWTYLVHDNPFDSDFEQTIKKVRSMIKRK
- a CDS encoding alpha/beta hydrolase, whose protein sequence is MSGLLAVTFTACSSGEGRTQPPPPATESHAPTGPVPAGLEKFYGQSLTWADCAPYATSDDAKAAFRVKDAQCARLTVPLDYAKPEGDSITLGLLRRKALETDERIGSLVVNPGGPGASGMEAAAGLASRTATNELGKRFDVVGFDPRGIGASQPQIRCLTDAERDADRADDSETDGSPDGVKKQETESQEFASRCATRTEHGASMLANVGTRDVVKDIDILRSVLGDPKLNYLGYSYGTRIGSAYAEAFPANVRALVLDGAVDPEQDAVESLVAQGQGFGKAFEEFSNWCAAREDCALGRDAAGVTKAFQDLVRPLIDFPVPVSDGRKLSYEDATTGVIQALYQQDLWEPLNTALNDLKRQRGDGLERLADLYNERGADGRYGTTQDAFVAIRCVDDPRVTDPAKILDAQKRYAQAAPFLDDGRQDGSARDACAFWPVPNTSEPHQPNVEGLPKTLVISTTNDPATPYQAGVNLAKAIKGALLTFEGTQHTVFLQGVSCVDRIGIDYLVNGAVPDEGTRCAAK
- a CDS encoding alpha/beta hydrolase, yielding MSLRRVPAALAVVVLIASCTSPQPQPVPPAPQPTTASPTPDPKALEKFAEQELAWDACPSFKDKAFDCAKLTVPLDYLKPDDETISIGVLRHKAKKDGQRIGSLVVNPGGPGGSGVSAAARIAKSPPAATLAGRFDIVGFDPRGVGTSDPKLVCLTDAERDADRAEDSESDTTPAGVAKQLADAKAYAAKCAERTKHGQEFLANIGTRDVVRDLDVLRAALGDEKLTYLGFSYGTQIGTAYAEAYPDKVRALLLDGAVDPELDTAESLVTQMAGFQNTFTEFGTWCVARADCALGREAGAVTKAFQDLVQPLITKPVPAGNRELSFEDAITGTSAALYSQDAWKFLNDGFAELKRGNGKALVALADNYYGRESDGRYTGILDVYFAVRCVDSKRITDRRVIEGAHERMLQGAPFLAGGTPDMSELDICSVWPVPATSEVHKPDIEGLPRPLVISTTDDPATPYVSGVNLARDLKGALLTFEGAQHTVFLDGNECVDGAGFAYLIDGKLPAPDTRCT
- a CDS encoding LppX_LprAFG lipoprotein, which codes for MRCRHLVPALLLTIGLIGGCAGSPPLPPAQEFVSAAADSLVSLRSVRFTLGVNGVVTGLPVRGLDGEVSLEGGAVGNADLQDDFERMKVEYRLSGSEITLSGPDGERVIPVTAPYTPRAMLGADGGLRRLLTGATELKGERWERVQDTDSFRIAAKVPAAVIGGIVPEIRSDVFVKLWISKDEPRRLVRVWLQVPPTSPQDFAVMLELALTRHNAVVVGGGR